The following coding sequences lie in one Xanthomonas hortorum pv. pelargonii genomic window:
- the yajC gene encoding preprotein translocase subunit YajC translates to MNLLDFLIPVAQAQATGGAPAAGPMGSLSTFALPIILIAVMYFLMIRPQMKRQKEHKSLLEKLSRGDEVITSGGVAGVISDIGDNFITVEVADNVRIRVQKSAVGHVLPKGTLKSAS, encoded by the coding sequence ATGAATCTGCTCGATTTCCTGATCCCCGTCGCCCAGGCGCAGGCCACCGGTGGCGCGCCGGCCGCCGGCCCGATGGGAAGCCTGTCCACCTTCGCGTTGCCGATCATCCTGATCGCGGTCATGTATTTTTTGATGATCCGCCCGCAGATGAAGCGCCAGAAGGAACACAAGTCGCTGCTGGAGAAGCTCTCGCGCGGCGATGAAGTGATCACCTCCGGCGGCGTTGCCGGCGTGATCAGCGACATCGGCGACAACTTCATCACCGTGGAAGTGGCCGACAACGTGCGCATCCGCGTGCAGAAGAGTGCCGTGGGCCATGTGCTGCCCAAGGGCACGCTGAAGTCCGCCAGCTAA
- the secD gene encoding protein translocase subunit SecD: MLEFPRWKYFLILLVLAVSALYALPNIYQKDPSVQITASRGAQLDDALRSRIDADLKSAGITPKAVTKEGESLMVRLPNLQAQTRANDVLRQQLGENYTVALNLASTVPDWLAKLGGRPMVLGLDLVGGVHFAMQVDQKAALEKRLDGFAEDIRTTLRDGRIAYRSVERRGDNSIQVSLSEGASADAARTALAKAQPTLTYDVSGQNIAVKVPEAELKQIASGAIEQNLTTLRNRVNALGVSEPTIQRQGEDRIVVELPGLQDTAEAKRLIGATASLEFRAVVEGNAEDAVRSGTIPPEAKVYRLRDSNAPVLLNKRALVTGDQMVSASVSNDQNGMPAVAVTLNNVAGQRMLDYTSANVGKLMSVVYIERIPTVTMVDGKEVRSVRVKEEALSPTRIAGVFGKNFQTTGLEKTEAENLAKLLKSGSLAAPMDFVEEYVIGPSLGAENVERGVTAVVFSFVFTLVFFTIYYRMFGAITSAALLFNLLIVIAVMSLFGATMTLPGFAGLALSVGLSVDANVLINERIREELRLGVPPKSAIVAGYEKAGGTILDANLTGLIVGVALYAFGTGPLKGFALTMIIGIFASMFTAITVSRALAVLIYGSRKKLKSVAI, translated from the coding sequence ATGCTCGAATTTCCTCGCTGGAAGTATTTCCTGATCCTGCTGGTGCTGGCGGTCAGCGCGCTGTACGCGTTGCCCAACATCTACCAGAAAGACCCGTCCGTGCAGATCACCGCCAGCCGCGGTGCCCAACTCGACGACGCATTGCGTAGCCGCATCGACGCCGACCTCAAGAGCGCCGGCATCACGCCCAAGGCCGTCACCAAGGAAGGCGAGAGCCTGATGGTGCGTCTGCCCAACCTGCAGGCTCAGACCCGCGCCAACGACGTGCTACGCCAGCAACTGGGCGAGAACTACACGGTGGCGCTGAACCTGGCCTCGACCGTGCCGGACTGGCTGGCCAAGCTTGGCGGCCGGCCGATGGTGCTGGGCCTGGATCTGGTCGGTGGCGTGCATTTCGCCATGCAGGTGGATCAGAAGGCCGCGCTGGAAAAGCGCCTGGACGGCTTTGCCGAAGACATCCGCACCACCTTGCGCGATGGCCGCATCGCCTATCGCTCGGTCGAGCGTCGCGGCGACAACAGCATCCAGGTCAGCCTGAGCGAGGGCGCCAGCGCCGATGCCGCGCGTACCGCGCTGGCCAAGGCGCAGCCAACGCTGACCTATGACGTCAGTGGCCAGAACATCGCAGTGAAGGTCCCCGAGGCCGAACTCAAGCAGATCGCCAGCGGCGCGATCGAACAGAACCTCACCACCTTGCGCAATCGTGTCAACGCGCTGGGCGTGTCCGAACCGACCATCCAGCGCCAGGGCGAAGACCGCATCGTGGTCGAATTGCCGGGCCTGCAGGACACCGCCGAGGCCAAGCGCCTGATCGGTGCCACGGCCTCGCTGGAGTTCCGCGCGGTGGTCGAAGGCAATGCCGAAGACGCAGTGCGCAGCGGCACCATTCCGCCGGAAGCCAAGGTCTACCGGCTGCGCGACAGCAATGCGCCGGTGTTGCTCAACAAGCGCGCGCTGGTGACTGGTGATCAGATGGTCAGTGCCAGCGTCAGCAACGACCAGAACGGCATGCCGGCGGTGGCGGTGACGCTCAACAACGTCGCCGGCCAGCGCATGCTCGACTACACCAGCGCCAATGTCGGCAAGCTGATGTCGGTGGTCTACATCGAGCGCATTCCCACCGTGACCATGGTCGACGGCAAGGAAGTGCGCAGCGTGCGGGTCAAGGAAGAAGCGCTGTCGCCGACCCGCATCGCCGGCGTGTTCGGCAAGAATTTCCAGACCACCGGTCTGGAAAAGACCGAAGCCGAGAACCTGGCCAAACTGCTGAAATCCGGCTCACTGGCCGCGCCGATGGATTTCGTCGAGGAATACGTGATCGGCCCGAGCCTTGGTGCGGAGAACGTGGAGCGCGGCGTCACTGCGGTGGTGTTCTCGTTCGTGTTCACCCTGGTGTTCTTCACCATTTACTACCGCATGTTCGGCGCGATCACCTCGGCGGCGCTGCTGTTCAACCTGCTGATCGTGATCGCGGTGATGTCGCTGTTCGGCGCCACCATGACGTTGCCGGGCTTTGCCGGTCTGGCGTTGTCGGTCGGCCTGTCGGTGGACGCCAACGTGCTGATCAACGAGCGTATCCGCGAGGAATTACGTCTCGGCGTGCCGCCCAAGTCGGCGATCGTTGCCGGTTACGAGAAGGCCGGTGGCACCATCCTCGACGCCAACCTGACCGGGTTGATCGTCGGCGTGGCGCTGTACGCGTTCGGCACCGGCCCGCTGAAGGGTTTCGCGCTGACCATGATCATCGGTATTTTCGCCTCGATGTTCACTGCGATCACCGTATCGCGCGCGCTGGCGGTGCTGATCTATGGCAGCCGCAAGAAGCTGAAGTCTGTCGCTATTTAA
- the secF gene encoding protein translocase subunit SecF, whose amino-acid sequence MKIFPLHLIPNDTKIDFMRLRKPVLILMLVLAIASVGIIIGKGFNYALEFTGGTLVQTSFQKTVDVDQVREQLAKAGFENAQVQNARGGNEVMIRLQAREQHNNRDDAATTVAEEVRKAVSTAQNPATVQPGEFVGPQVGKDLALNGVYATVFMLVGFLIYIAFRFEWKFAVVASLTALFDLLVTVAFVSLTGREFDLTVLAGLLSVMGFAINDIIVVFDRVRENFRALRVEPLEVLNRSINQTLSRTVITAVMFFLSALALYIYGGESMEGLAETHMIGAVIVVISSIIVAVPMLSIGPFAVTKQDLLPKAKDVEALARRP is encoded by the coding sequence ATGAAAATTTTTCCGCTTCATCTGATCCCGAACGACACCAAGATCGATTTCATGCGCCTGCGCAAGCCGGTGCTGATCTTGATGCTGGTGCTCGCCATTGCTTCGGTCGGCATCATCATCGGCAAGGGCTTCAACTACGCACTGGAATTCACTGGCGGCACCTTGGTGCAGACCTCGTTCCAGAAGACGGTGGACGTGGACCAGGTGCGCGAGCAGCTGGCCAAGGCCGGCTTCGAAAATGCCCAGGTGCAGAACGCACGCGGCGGCAACGAGGTGATGATTCGCCTGCAGGCGCGCGAGCAGCACAACAACCGCGACGATGCCGCCACCACCGTCGCCGAAGAAGTGCGCAAGGCCGTCAGCACCGCGCAGAACCCCGCCACCGTGCAGCCGGGCGAATTCGTCGGCCCGCAGGTCGGCAAGGATCTGGCCTTGAACGGCGTGTACGCCACGGTGTTCATGCTGGTGGGCTTTCTGATCTACATCGCGTTCCGCTTCGAGTGGAAGTTCGCGGTGGTCGCCAGCCTGACTGCGTTGTTCGACCTGCTGGTGACGGTGGCCTTCGTGTCGCTGACCGGCCGCGAGTTCGATCTGACGGTGCTGGCCGGCCTGTTGTCGGTGATGGGCTTTGCGATCAACGACATCATCGTGGTGTTCGACCGCGTGCGCGAAAACTTCCGTGCGCTGCGCGTGGAGCCGCTGGAAGTGCTGAACCGCTCGATCAACCAGACGCTGTCGCGCACGGTGATCACCGCGGTGATGTTCTTCCTGTCGGCGCTGGCCCTGTACATCTACGGGGGCGAGTCGATGGAAGGCCTGGCCGAGACGCACATGATCGGCGCGGTGATCGTGGTGATCTCCTCGATCATCGTCGCAGTGCCGATGCTGAGCATCGGGCCGTTCGCGGTGACCAAGCAGGATCTGCTGCCAAAGGCCAAGGATGTGGAGGCGCTGGCGCGTCGTCCTTGA
- a CDS encoding IS3 family transposase (programmed frameshift) has translation MRKSKFTESQIVATLKQVEGGRQVKDVCRELGISDATYYVWKSKYGGMEAADVQRLRDLETEHSKLKRMYAELAMENHALKDVIAKKAVDPAHKRPLLAWLVEQHGWSERRACAVVGVARSTVRYRRRPDRDEEVIALLSELAERFPERGFGKLFQIIRRRGHVWNHKRVWRVYCLMKLNQRRRSRRRVPTRHPQPLACGERPNAGWSIDFMSDALWDGRRFRTFNVIDDFSREALAIEVDLNLPAARVIRTLERIAAWRGYPAKLRLDNGPEFVALALAEWAERKGIALDFIEPGRPMQNGFIERFNGSYRRGVLDMHLFRTLSEVREQTEHWLADYNQQIPHDSLGGLTPAEFRDQHQPQTSNFGWH, from the exons ATGCGCAAGAGCAAGTTCACCGAAAGCCAGATTGTCGCCACGCTGAAGCAGGTTGAGGGCGGCCGCCAGGTCAAGGATGTGTGCCGTGAGCTGGGCATTTCCGATGCGACGTACTACGTCTGGAAGTCCAAGTACGGTGGCATGGAGGCAGCCGATGTGCAGCGCCTTCGCGACCTGGAGACCGAGCACAGCAAGCTCAAACGCATGTACGCCGAGCTCGCCATGGAAAACCATGCATTGAAGGATGTCATCGCAAA AAAAGCTGTAGACCCGGCGCACAAACGCCCGCTTCTTGCCTGGCTCGTCGAGCAGCATGGCTGGAGCGAGCGCCGGGCCTGTGCGGTCGTTGGCGTGGCTCGCTCGACAGTGCGCTATCGGCGTCGTCCCGATCGCGACGAGGAGGTCATTGCGCTGTTGTCCGAATTGGCCGAGCGTTTTCCCGAGCGTGGTTTTGGAAAGCTCTTTCAGATCATCCGCCGTCGCGGACATGTGTGGAATCACAAAAGGGTGTGGCGCGTGTATTGCCTGATGAAACTCAATCAACGTCGTCGCAGCAGGCGCCGGGTCCCGACGCGTCATCCACAACCGCTGGCATGCGGAGAGCGACCCAATGCTGGATGGTCGATCGACTTCATGTCCGATGCGTTGTGGGATGGTCGACGCTTCCGCACGTTCAATGTCATCGACGATTTCAGTCGGGAAGCCTTGGCGATCGAAGTGGACTTGAATCTCCCGGCCGCCCGCGTCATCCGCACCTTGGAACGCATCGCAGCCTGGCGCGGCTACCCCGCCAAACTTCGCTTGGACAATGGCCCGGAGTTTGTCGCATTGGCCTTGGCCGAGTGGGCCGAGCGCAAAGGCATCGCCTTGGACTTCATCGAGCCGGGGCGTCCAATGCAAAACGGTTTTATCGAACGCTTCAACGGCAGCTACCGGCGCGGCGTGCTGGACATGCATCTCTTCCGCACGCTGAGCGAGGTTCGCGAACAGACCGAACACTGGCTGGCCGACTACAACCAGCAGATCCCGCACGACAGCCTGGGCGGGCTAACGCCCGCCGAGTTCCGTGATCAACATCAACCGCAGACCTCTAATTTTGGCTGGCATTGA
- a CDS encoding SymE family type I addiction module toxin: MAVKRKTAQPELRFLTVGYQVYESKHKDVERRTLPRQVPFLRLSGDWLQAAGFSVGHKAQVQVTERGITIIAEE, translated from the coding sequence ATGGCCGTAAAGAGAAAGACTGCGCAGCCGGAACTGCGTTTTTTAACCGTTGGCTATCAGGTCTACGAAAGCAAGCATAAAGATGTAGAGCGCCGGACCCTGCCGAGACAGGTACCGTTCTTGCGTTTGAGCGGAGATTGGTTGCAAGCGGCAGGATTTTCCGTAGGCCACAAAGCACAAGTGCAAGTGACTGAACGTGGCATCACAATCATTGCCGAAGAGTGA
- a CDS encoding DUF1629 domain-containing protein, whose product METNMTNQPKKGEFFELLPDGRRGGKGHGVIFENEQALLTPPRLILQPDEGGFPPLRETPLLIYNPMEGALPQDLEGGFSGYWLVSERLRKVMESVDAEAFTFADTDYRLADGSKGPTVFLCDVVRTLDALDEEASELDIKISDDYEAGKYYSLAGGSRLAFKSDVLGNAHVFKLPFNDGVFCDWVFKEAAEAAGIGANGNSDGLWLYDTVNC is encoded by the coding sequence ATGGAAACCAACATGACCAATCAGCCCAAAAAGGGCGAGTTTTTCGAGCTGCTGCCGGACGGCCGGCGTGGAGGAAAGGGCCACGGGGTGATCTTCGAAAATGAGCAGGCTCTTTTGACGCCGCCCCGGCTTATTTTGCAGCCGGACGAAGGAGGATTTCCTCCGTTGAGAGAGACGCCACTATTGATCTACAACCCCATGGAAGGGGCGTTACCTCAGGATCTAGAGGGAGGCTTCAGTGGCTACTGGCTGGTCTCCGAGCGGCTCCGCAAGGTGATGGAATCTGTGGATGCGGAGGCCTTCACCTTTGCTGATACTGACTATCGCTTGGCCGATGGTTCCAAAGGTCCGACCGTCTTCCTCTGCGATGTGGTTCGCACGTTAGATGCTTTGGATGAGGAAGCCTCGGAACTCGATATAAAAATCAGCGACGATTACGAGGCTGGAAAGTATTACAGCCTTGCGGGTGGTAGTCGCTTGGCTTTCAAGAGTGACGTGCTCGGAAATGCGCATGTATTTAAACTTCCGTTCAACGATGGCGTCTTTTGTGATTGGGTATTCAAGGAGGCGGCTGAGGCCGCCGGTATTGGCGCTAATGGAAATTCTGACGGGCTATGGCTCTACGACACGGTGAACTGCTGA
- a CDS encoding DUF1629 domain-containing protein, whose amino-acid sequence MFVSDMESNGPRCGVRFNNLRQLLSPPCVILRPQEGGFPSMLEQPQMTYDPIAGPEPRDLEPGFGGYWLVSEQLHDVMCLVDPNAFAFAEVDYRLADGIKGPRRFLCDVVRELDALDEGLSRLKIKVNDDYVRGKFYSLGGGASLAFRNEVLGQSHVFRLPFNPSVFCDQVFKDAVHEAGIPDVAELSGISFIDASDI is encoded by the coding sequence ATGTTCGTGTCGGACATGGAGAGCAACGGGCCGCGCTGCGGAGTGAGGTTCAACAATCTCCGCCAGCTGCTTTCGCCGCCGTGTGTGATCCTGCGTCCGCAAGAAGGCGGTTTCCCCTCGATGCTCGAGCAACCGCAGATGACTTATGACCCCATTGCAGGTCCGGAGCCTCGTGATCTGGAGCCAGGGTTCGGCGGTTATTGGTTGGTGTCTGAGCAACTCCATGACGTCATGTGCTTGGTTGATCCAAATGCCTTCGCATTCGCTGAGGTGGATTACCGTTTGGCCGATGGTATTAAGGGGCCGCGTCGCTTCTTATGCGACGTTGTTAGAGAGCTGGATGCCTTGGATGAAGGATTGTCGAGGCTTAAGATCAAGGTCAATGACGATTATGTGCGTGGGAAGTTCTATTCGTTGGGGGGCGGAGCCAGCCTTGCCTTCCGAAATGAAGTCTTGGGACAGTCGCATGTGTTCCGGTTGCCGTTCAACCCGTCTGTTTTTTGTGACCAGGTGTTTAAGGACGCGGTTCACGAAGCTGGAATACCTGACGTGGCAGAACTTAGCGGCATCTCTTTCATCGACGCATCGGATATCTGA